One window of Populus nigra chromosome 5, ddPopNigr1.1, whole genome shotgun sequence genomic DNA carries:
- the LOC133694906 gene encoding GDSL esterase/lipase At5g03980-like, producing MATSNVVCALVLSSLFHFLLVPVSSTRGVNVLKKCGFKAIYQLGDSIADTGNLIRENPLSPYASFPYGLKLSKPTGRCSNGLLMIDYIARSAKLPSPGAYLNSARKFSGGRGGVNFAVAGSTALPAEVLSSKNIMNIVTNESLSTQLEWMFSYFNTTCSKDCAKEIKSSLFMVGEIGGNDYNYAFLFNKTTEELNALVPEVVRAIKDAVAKAIGRGARRVVVPGNFPIGCFPVYLSQFQPNDAAAYDEFHCLKGLNSFASYHNELLKQTVEGLKRNYPDVIIVYGDYYKAFMSIYQNARSLGFDTKSMQKACCGTGGDHNFSLMRMCGDPDVPVCPKPDQYISWDGVHLTQKAYQHMAEWLINDIFPKLQCSA from the exons ATGGCTACCAGCAACGTTGTTTGTGCTTTAGTTCTTTCCTCTCTGttccattttcttcttgttcctgTATCAAGTACTCGTGGAGTCAATGTTCTTAAAAAATGTGGGTTTAAAGCAATTTATCAGCTTGGGGATTCTATAGCTGACACTGGCAATTTGATTCGCGAAAATCCTCTTTCTCCATATGCTTCATTTCCTTATGGTTTGAAACTCTCGAAGCCAACAGGTAGATGCTCCAATGGGTTGTTGATGATTGATTACATTG CACGCTCGGCTAAACTTCCCTCTCCTGGTGCCTACTTGAATTCGGCAAGAAAATTTTCCGGTGGCCGCGGTGGAGTGAATTTTGCAGTTGCTGGTTCAACTGCCTTGCCTGCAGAAGTTTTATcgtcaaagaatataatgaacATTGTGACAAATGAATCTCTTAGCACACAACTTGAGTGGATGTTCTCCTATTTTAACACAACATGTTCCAAAG ATTGTGctaaagaaatcaaatcatCTCTCTTCATGGTTGGGGAGATTGGAGGCAATGACTATAACTATGCTTTCTTGTTTAACAAAACCACTGAAGAACTAAATGCGTTGGTTCCTGAAGTTGTCAGAGCTATAAAGGATGCTGTTGCG AAAGCCATTGGTCGCGGTGCTAGACGAGTGGTTGTCCCTGGAAACTTCCCGATAGGTTGCTTCCCGGTTTATCTTAGCCAATTCCAGCCCAATGATGCTGCTGCTTATGATGAGTTCCACTGCCTCAAGGGGTTAAACTCTTTCGCAAGTTATCACAATGAGCTTCTCAAGCAAACCGTTGAgggattgaaaagaaattaccCTGATGTGATCATAGTTTACGGCGACTATTACAAAGCATTCATGTCGATCTATCAGAACGCTCGGTCTCTTG gTTTTGATACGAAGTCGATGCAAAAAGCTTGCTGCGGGACTGGTGGTGATCATAATTTTAGCCTGATGAGAATGTGTGGAGATCCTGACGTTCCGGTTTGTCCAAAGCCTGATCAATACATCAGCTGGGATGGAGTTCATTTGACACAAAAGGCTTATCAACACATGGCAGAATGGCTTATCAACGATATCTTTCCAAAGCTTCAATGCAGTGCTTGA